The following proteins are encoded in a genomic region of Dasypus novemcinctus isolate mDasNov1 chromosome 3, mDasNov1.1.hap2, whole genome shotgun sequence:
- the RABGGTA gene encoding geranylgeranyl transferase type-2 subunit alpha has protein sequence MHGRLKVKTSEEQAEAKRLEREHKLKLYLTATQAVFQKRQAGELDESVLELTSQILGANPDFATLWNCRREVLQQLEAQKSSEEFTALVKAELGFLESCLRVNPKSYGTWHHRYWLLGRLPEPNWARELELCARFLEVDERNFHCWDYRRFVAAQAAVPPAEELAFTDSLITRNFSNYSSWHYRSCLLPQLHPQPDSGTQGRLPEDVLLKELELVQNAFFTDPNDQSAWFYHRWLLGRADPQDALHCLHVSRDEACLTVSFSRLLLVGSGMETLLLVVDESPLAVEWRTPDGRNRPSHVWLCDLPSASLNDQLPQHSFRVIWMEGNAQKECVLFKGRHEGWCRDSATDEQLFRCELSAEKSTVLQSELKSCKELQELEPENKWCLLTIILLMRALDPILYEKEMLQYFQTLRAVDPMRAAYLDDLRSKFLLENSVLKMEYAEVRVLHLAHKDLTMLCHLEQLLLVTHLDLSHNCLRALPPALAALRCLEVLQASDNTIEALDGVTNLPRLQELLLCNNRLHQPTALQLLASCPRLVSLNLQGNPLCQTAGISEHLAELLPSVSSILT, from the exons ATG CATGGGCGCCTGAAGGTGAAGACATCAGAAGAGCAGGCCGAAGCCAAAAGGCTAGAGCGGGAGCATAAGCTGAAACTATACCTGACAGCAACCCAAGCCGTCTTCCAGAAG CGCCAGGCTGGTGAGCTGGATGAGTCAGTGCTGGAACTGACAAGCCAGATTCTGGGAGCCAACCCTGACTTTGCCACCCTCTGGAACTGCCGACGAGAGGTGCTCCAGCAGCTGGAGGCTCAGAA GTCCTCTGAGGAGTTTACAGCTCTGGTGAAGGCTGAGCTGGGCTTCCTGGAGAGCTGCCTGCGAGTGAACCCCAAGTCTTATGGTACCTGGCACCATCGCTACTGGCTGCTGGGCCGCCTGCCTGAGCCCAACTGGGCCCGGGAGCTGGAGCTGTGTGCCCGCTTCCTCGAGGTTGATGAGCGGAACT TTCATTGCTGGGACTACCGGCGGTTTGTGGCTGCACAGGCAGCTGTGCCCCCTGCAGAGGAGCTGGCCTTCACCGACAGTCTCATTACCCGAAACTTCTCCAACTACTCGTCCTGGCACTATCGCTCCTGCCTCTTGCCTCAGTTGCACCCCCAGCCAGACTCTGGAACACAGGGCCGCCTCCCTGAGGATGTGCTGCTCAAAG AGCTCGAGCTGGTACAGAATGCCTTCTTTACCGACCCTAATGACCAGAGTGCCTGGTTCTATCACCGTTGGCTTCTGGGCCGAG CCGACCCGCAGGATGCCCTGCACTGCCTGCACGTGAGCCGGGACGAGGCCTGCCTGACTGTCTCCTTCTCTCGGCTGCTCCTG GTGGGCTCCGGGATGGAGACCTTGCTGCTTGTGGTTGATGAGTCACCCCTGGCTGTGGAGTGGAGGACCCCAGATGGCAGGAACCGGCCCAGCCACGTCTGG CTCTGTGACCTGCCCTCTGCCTCCCTCAACGACCAGTTGCCTCAACATTCGTTCCGTGTCATTTGGATGGAAGGCAATGCTCAGAAGGAATGTGTGCTTTTCAAAG GCCGCCACGAGGGCTGGTGCCGGGACTCGGCCACAGATGAGCAGCTGTTCAG GTGTGAGCTGTCAGCGGAGAAGTCCACGGTGCTGCAGTCCGAGCTCAAATCCTGTAAGGAGCTGCAGGAGCTGGAGCCTGAAAACAAAT GGTGCCTGCTCACCATCATCCTGCTGATGCGGGCACTGGATCCCATACTGTACGAGAAGGAGATGCTGCAGTACTTCCAGACCCTCAGG gccGTGGACCCGATGCGGGCAGCATACCTGGACGACCTACGCAGCAAGTTCTTGCTGGAGAACAGCGTGCTCAAGATGGAGTATGCTGAGGTGCGCGTGCTGCACCTGGCTCACAAG GATCTGACGATGCTCTGCCACCTGGAACAGCTGCTCTTGGTCACGCATCTTGACCTGTCGCACAACTGTCTCcgagccctgccccctgccctggccgCCCTGCGCTGCCTGGAG GTGCTGCAAGCCAGTGATAACACCATAGAGGCCCTGGACGGTGTCACTAACCTGCCCCGGCTGCAGGAGCTCTTACTGTGCAACAACC GCCTCCACCAGCCCACAGCACTCCAGCTGCTTGCCTCCTGCCCCAGGCTGGTCTCCCTCAACCTGCAGGGCAACCCCCTTTGCCAAACAGCGGGCATCTCGGAACACCTGGCCGAACTGCTACCTTCAGTGAGCAGCATCCTCACCTGA